A genomic window from Haladaptatus caseinilyticus includes:
- a CDS encoding ABC transporter ATP-binding protein, producing the protein MALLKTNGLTKEFGGLVAVDDVDLEVHENESISVIGPNGAGKSTLINLITRMLDPTEGDIRFKGESIIGLEPHDVVQSGISKSFQTASIFPDLTVEENARIAALAAEHGSFRFNFLRHQRQYSAVDTLTRETLDSVGLLGQREVTAADLPYGDKRRLELGIALASEPDLLLMDEPTAGMSPEETHATVDLIERIKEELGLTILLVEHDMEIVFNVSDRIVVLNRGRVITQGTPDEVQGHPEVQEAYLGGVEL; encoded by the coding sequence ATGGCGCTCCTGAAAACCAACGGGCTCACCAAGGAGTTCGGCGGCCTCGTCGCGGTGGACGATGTAGACCTCGAAGTCCACGAGAACGAGAGCATCAGCGTCATCGGTCCGAACGGTGCCGGAAAGTCGACGCTTATCAACCTCATTACGCGAATGCTCGACCCGACCGAGGGGGATATCCGGTTCAAGGGCGAGTCGATAATCGGCCTCGAACCGCACGACGTCGTTCAATCCGGCATCAGCAAATCGTTCCAGACAGCATCCATCTTCCCTGACCTGACCGTCGAGGAAAATGCCCGAATCGCGGCGCTCGCCGCCGAACACGGATCGTTCAGGTTCAACTTCCTTCGGCATCAGCGACAGTATTCGGCGGTGGACACGCTGACCCGAGAGACGTTGGATTCGGTCGGATTGCTCGGTCAGCGTGAGGTTACGGCCGCCGACTTGCCGTACGGCGACAAACGCCGTCTCGAACTCGGTATCGCGCTGGCGAGCGAACCCGACCTACTGCTGATGGACGAACCTACGGCCGGGATGTCGCCCGAAGAGACGCATGCGACAGTTGACCTCATCGAACGGATCAAGGAGGAACTCGGCCTTACTATCCTGCTGGTCGAACACGACATGGAAATCGTGTTCAACGTCTCCGACCGCATCGTCGTGCTGAATCGTGGGCGCGTCATCACTCA